A genomic window from Rhizobiaceae bacterium includes:
- a CDS encoding cupredoxin domain-containing protein, giving the protein MSVFARLVPIAAGAALLSMSVATSAEDYPVFVIEFKDGAISPSAIEVPSGTRFKLELRNTGLSPVEFESLELRKEKVLGPGVTSFIVIRSLDPGEYRFFDDFHLDMPPATLIAREPASP; this is encoded by the coding sequence ATGTCCGTCTTCGCGCGCTTAGTACCGATCGCTGCCGGCGCAGCCCTTTTATCGATGTCCGTCGCGACAAGCGCCGAGGATTATCCGGTCTTTGTTATCGAGTTCAAGGACGGCGCCATCTCGCCTTCGGCGATCGAGGTTCCCTCCGGCACGCGATTCAAGCTCGAACTTCGCAACACTGGCCTCAGCCCCGTCGAATTCGAGAGCCTCGAACTCCGCAAGGAGAAGGTGCTGGGCCCGGGCGTCACGTCCTTCATCGTCATCCGCAGCCTCGATCCCGGGGAATACCGCTTCTTCGACGACTTCCATCTCGATATGCCTCCCGCCACCCTGATCGCCAGGGAGCCTGCATCTCCATGA
- a CDS encoding FTR1 family protein, with the protein MTGLHGQVAFVIWRESMEALLVVGILHAWLTHNAETKVIATGRHFLWGGVVAGLAAASLLAVVILSFASLLEGDREDYFQIVMAGLAALLILQMVVWMRHRGSGLKRDLERGAQQAVTGANWWSLFLLAMIAVAREGSETVVFLYGILASAGETALAGNIAAAAAGFALAGATYWLLQAGARRFPWSVFFRVTEILLLALAASLIMTALDRAIGLDLVSPLGGPLWDTSWLLDDSGPLGGFVAAVTGYRSRPDLMSALVYASFWIVAVALLRMRLPHASPRPS; encoded by the coding sequence ATGACCGGCCTTCATGGACAGGTGGCCTTCGTCATCTGGCGCGAGAGCATGGAAGCGCTGCTCGTCGTCGGCATCCTCCACGCGTGGCTGACACATAACGCCGAGACGAAAGTGATCGCGACCGGCAGGCACTTCCTGTGGGGCGGCGTCGTTGCCGGTCTGGCAGCGGCCTCGCTTCTGGCCGTGGTCATTCTGTCCTTTGCGAGCCTGCTGGAGGGCGATCGCGAGGACTATTTCCAGATCGTCATGGCCGGGTTAGCCGCCCTGCTCATCTTGCAGATGGTTGTGTGGATGCGCCATCGTGGCAGCGGCCTGAAGCGAGACCTCGAACGAGGAGCCCAACAGGCGGTGACCGGCGCCAACTGGTGGAGCCTCTTTCTCCTGGCGATGATCGCTGTCGCGCGGGAGGGCAGCGAGACGGTTGTCTTTCTTTACGGCATCCTGGCATCCGCGGGCGAAACGGCGCTCGCCGGCAATATCGCGGCTGCCGCAGCTGGCTTCGCGCTGGCGGGCGCGACCTATTGGCTGCTTCAGGCTGGCGCCCGGCGCTTTCCCTGGAGCGTCTTCTTCCGAGTCACCGAGATCCTTCTGCTAGCGCTGGCCGCGTCGCTGATCATGACCGCACTCGATCGCGCGATCGGACTCGACCTCGTCTCCCCGCTCGGCGGGCCCTTGTGGGATACGTCATGGCTGCTCGACGACAGCGGTCCGCTCGGTGGCTTCGTCGCCGCGGTGACCGGGTATCGGTCCCGGCCCGATCTGATGTCCGCGCTCGTCTACGCTTCATTCTGGATCGTCGCGGTCGCGCTGCTGCGGATGCGGTTGCCGCATGCTTCGCCCAGACCATCATGA
- a CDS encoding 4Fe-4S binding protein: protein MTVRITLPVRALPAPESDIWRSIGDWLRRHQSAIRRMQWSVVSIYAVLLIVPVFLPLPDNAAYLWSNFTRFAQFVFWGVWWPFVLLSTALVGRVWCGLLCPEGAITEFVSSHGRGRAIPRWLTWPGWPTVAFGSTTLYGQMTSVYQYPRPALLILGGSTLAAAAVGYFYGRNKRLWCRYLCPVSGVFGLLAKLAPLHFCTDPFLWQQSQMSKIKPGPVNCAPLVQLRTMRGASECHMCGRCSGFRGAIRLARRPPSHEIVHVAGKTPKPWETVLITFGLMGVAVGAFHWSASPWLVAIKQMAAERLVEMGATWPLETSAPWWLLTNYPERNDVLTLLDGTVLVAYILATALACGSAVTLLLAIAARCLGPWTTARFHHLAQTLIPLAGAGVFLGLSALTVSQLRSDGFALPFIDELRFSFLALASIWSGILCWQVGGIYTRATGRRALAVLAVSVGMSVVNSGWFLLFWI, encoded by the coding sequence ATGACAGTACGAATCACGCTGCCCGTTCGCGCCTTGCCCGCGCCCGAGAGCGACATATGGAGAAGCATCGGCGACTGGCTCCGGCGACACCAGTCGGCAATCCGGCGCATGCAGTGGTCGGTGGTGTCGATCTATGCCGTGCTGCTGATCGTCCCCGTATTCCTGCCGCTTCCGGACAATGCAGCCTATCTGTGGAGCAATTTCACTCGCTTCGCCCAGTTTGTCTTCTGGGGCGTCTGGTGGCCCTTCGTGCTTCTGAGTACGGCGCTGGTCGGACGGGTCTGGTGCGGACTCCTGTGTCCCGAGGGCGCGATAACCGAATTCGTCAGCAGCCATGGACGCGGGAGAGCAATCCCCCGCTGGCTGACATGGCCTGGCTGGCCCACCGTCGCGTTCGGCTCCACCACGCTCTACGGACAGATGACCAGCGTCTACCAGTATCCGCGCCCGGCCCTGCTGATCCTTGGCGGCTCGACCCTTGCGGCTGCCGCGGTCGGTTATTTCTACGGGCGCAATAAGCGCCTCTGGTGTCGATATCTCTGTCCGGTGAGCGGTGTCTTCGGCCTGCTCGCAAAGCTGGCACCGCTGCATTTCTGCACGGACCCGTTCCTCTGGCAACAGTCGCAGATGTCTAAGATCAAGCCGGGACCGGTGAACTGCGCGCCTCTCGTGCAACTGCGGACCATGCGCGGCGCCAGCGAATGCCACATGTGCGGGCGCTGCAGCGGCTTTCGCGGCGCGATCCGCCTTGCCAGGCGCCCGCCAAGCCACGAGATCGTCCATGTTGCCGGAAAGACCCCGAAGCCCTGGGAAACGGTGCTGATCACCTTCGGGCTGATGGGCGTCGCCGTGGGCGCGTTCCACTGGTCCGCAAGCCCCTGGCTCGTCGCGATCAAACAAATGGCTGCCGAACGGCTTGTCGAGATGGGCGCGACCTGGCCGCTCGAAACATCCGCGCCGTGGTGGCTGTTGACCAACTACCCAGAGCGCAACGATGTCCTGACGCTGCTCGACGGGACGGTTCTCGTCGCCTACATCCTGGCGACCGCCCTCGCCTGCGGCTCCGCGGTGACGCTCTTGCTCGCCATTGCCGCGCGCTGCCTTGGACCGTGGACGACTGCCCGCTTCCATCACCTGGCGCAGACACTTATTCCGCTGGCCGGCGCCGGCGTGTTCCTCGGCCTCTCCGCCCTCACCGTCAGTCAGCTTCGTTCCGACGGGTTCGCTTTGCCGTTCATCGACGAGCTGCGTTTCTCCTTCCTTGCGCTGGCATCGATCTGGTCGGGAATCCTTTGCTGGCAGGTCGGCGGCATCTACACACGTGCAACAGGCCGCCGCGCATTGGCGGTGCTGGCCGTGTCTGTGGGGATGAGTGTCGTCAATTCAGGCTGGTTCCTGCTGTTCTGGATCTGA
- a CDS encoding NnrS family protein, which translates to MAAIDAMLGAAAWLPLTFMTETLSGGVPGVWHRNALLFGTVPAVLAGFLLTALPRWTKQPAVSLSTMRFLVTTWVAARASYFLFATVGLAFAAIFVLSLTVVAARPVIASRDRRNVKVVLLLSCFCASTVAMAGVWHVELALRIAIASIVGLIAIIGGRIVPALTAAYVQQTGGLRLIGLSMQVERAAAIATTCALAAWSIAPQAWLTGAACAAAAVCQLMRVAQWRGWQGSAPWSILALHVGYCWTVTGFMLLALHVFVPGTVGRGAGIHAWTIGAFGMMDLAIMASMIRKHSGHPFSDSAPATAAFVAIMLSGLSRLVVETPVADGGLWLRISAVLWIAAFGLFLVAFGSYLLGRE; encoded by the coding sequence ATGGCGGCGATAGACGCCATGCTGGGGGCTGCGGCTTGGCTGCCCCTGACGTTTATGACAGAAACCTTGTCCGGCGGCGTCCCCGGCGTGTGGCATCGAAACGCCCTGTTGTTCGGAACGGTTCCTGCGGTCCTTGCCGGATTCCTCCTGACGGCCCTGCCTCGCTGGACGAAACAGCCCGCCGTTTCCCTCTCGACGATGCGCTTTCTGGTTACAACATGGGTGGCCGCGCGCGCGTCATACTTCCTGTTCGCCACCGTGGGGCTCGCGTTTGCCGCCATCTTTGTCTTGTCTCTCACGGTCGTTGCGGCCAGACCCGTGATTGCGAGCAGGGACCGTCGCAACGTCAAGGTCGTGCTCCTGCTCTCGTGCTTTTGCGCAAGCACCGTCGCAATGGCGGGAGTATGGCACGTCGAACTTGCGCTCAGGATCGCTATCGCGTCGATCGTCGGCCTGATCGCGATCATTGGAGGGCGGATCGTTCCTGCCCTGACTGCAGCCTACGTACAGCAGACAGGCGGGCTGCGTCTCATCGGGCTTTCGATGCAGGTGGAACGCGCCGCGGCGATTGCGACGACGTGCGCCCTCGCCGCTTGGTCCATCGCTCCGCAGGCGTGGCTGACGGGTGCGGCGTGCGCCGCCGCTGCCGTCTGTCAACTCATGCGCGTTGCGCAATGGCGCGGCTGGCAGGGCAGTGCGCCTTGGTCGATCCTTGCATTGCACGTCGGTTATTGCTGGACCGTCACCGGCTTCATGCTTCTAGCACTCCATGTCTTCGTTCCGGGAACCGTGGGGCGGGGCGCCGGCATCCACGCCTGGACGATCGGCGCCTTTGGCATGATGGACCTGGCTATCATGGCAAGCATGATCCGCAAGCACAGCGGCCACCCCTTCTCGGACTCCGCCCCGGCGACGGCCGCATTCGTAGCGATCATGCTGTCCGGCCTTTCGCGGCTCGTGGTGGAGACGCCAGTTGCCGATGGCGGGCTGTGGCTAAGGATTTCGGCCGTGCTCTGGATCGCGGCCTTCGGCCTGTTTCTGGTGGCTTTCGGAAGCTACCTGCTGGGGCGCGAATGA
- a CDS encoding DUF2249 domain-containing protein: protein MFDGLRPSQTFTFVCAFDPTALERKFAAFFDGEHSWTCIRQGPSEWRIQVGKRAQVTAW, encoded by the coding sequence ATGTTCGATGGTCTCAGGCCAAGTCAGACCTTCACTTTCGTCTGCGCCTTCGACCCCACGGCGCTCGAGCGGAAGTTCGCGGCTTTCTTTGATGGGGAGCATAGCTGGACTTGCATTCGGCAAGGTCCGTCGGAGTGGAGGATCCAAGTCGGAAAACGCGCCCAAGTGACGGCTTGGTGA
- a CDS encoding UbiX family flavin prenyltransferase, with protein MNKRLIVGVTGASGSILALETLRLLWRMRVETHLVVSKGAHATIAHELGAGGLARLKAAATHTHSHENLAAPIASGSFRTGGMIVVPCSMRSLGAIAHCLGDNLLTRAADVVLKEKRRLVLAPREAPLHEGHLSAMLVLARMGAIVAPPVPPFYVKMESVDEIIRQIAARLVNWAGIDPGDELKRWGEGPVS; from the coding sequence ATGAACAAGCGGCTGATCGTCGGCGTCACGGGAGCGTCCGGTTCCATCCTGGCGCTCGAAACACTTCGGTTGCTTTGGCGAATGCGGGTGGAGACGCATCTCGTCGTTTCGAAAGGCGCGCACGCCACGATCGCCCACGAACTCGGCGCTGGCGGCCTGGCTCGCCTGAAAGCTGCGGCGACGCACACTCATTCGCACGAAAATCTGGCCGCACCGATCGCCAGCGGCTCGTTCAGGACCGGCGGCATGATTGTCGTGCCGTGCTCGATGCGGTCGCTGGGCGCAATCGCTCATTGCCTCGGCGATAACCTCCTGACTAGGGCGGCCGACGTCGTGCTCAAAGAAAAGCGCCGACTGGTGCTCGCGCCGCGAGAAGCGCCCCTCCACGAAGGGCATCTCTCGGCAATGCTTGTCCTGGCGAGGATGGGTGCGATTGTGGCGCCACCGGTGCCGCCATTTTACGTCAAGATGGAGTCGGTCGATGAGATAATCCGGCAGATTGCTGCCCGACTGGTGAATTGGGCCGGCATCGATCCTGGCGATGAACTGAAACGATGGGGCGAAGGGCCGGTTTCGTAA
- a CDS encoding UbiD family decarboxylase has protein sequence MHQRHLSSFPDLGSFLTLLETRGQVREIDAPVSMQLEITELHRRVIAAKGPVLRLSRPLDDRGKASRFPVVTNLFGTTERVACGLGTDLAGLKTLGELLAWMRAPRPPATLREARLMLPAARGALLARPRFVTPPRNWHEAEPDFSILPVQRCWPDDAGPLITWPVVVTRPPGADDPAAYNLGVYRMQVISHDRAILRWLPMRGGAAHHRLWQAGAEEMPVAVVIGADPATMISAVMPAPDGVSELALAGMINNRRMAIAPCASIPLHVPASAEIVLEGVVSPGDVALEGPFGDHTGYYNAPASYPVFQLKRICVRDDAHYLTTFTGRAPDEPSVLGEALIEVFKPLLRQQMPDVVDAWLPPEACSYRIAVVSIAKSYAGQARRVMMGFWSLLPQFSMTKLVIVVDDDIDIRSWPDVMWAIATRMDPSRDLMRVDRTPIDLLDFASPLEGLGGKLGFDATRKIGPETSREWGKELRMSADIEQQVCLRWTEFFPQQGDGKQQ, from the coding sequence ATGCATCAGCGTCATCTTTCGTCGTTCCCTGATCTCGGCTCGTTCCTCACCCTCCTCGAAACGAGAGGGCAGGTGCGGGAGATCGACGCCCCCGTGTCGATGCAGCTCGAAATAACCGAGCTACATCGGCGGGTGATTGCAGCGAAGGGACCCGTGTTGCGCCTGTCCAGGCCGCTCGACGATCGAGGCAAGGCGTCGCGCTTTCCTGTCGTAACCAATCTTTTCGGTACGACGGAGCGCGTCGCATGCGGTCTGGGCACTGACCTGGCTGGATTGAAGACGCTCGGGGAATTGCTCGCCTGGATGCGGGCGCCGCGACCGCCGGCGACCTTGCGCGAGGCGCGGCTGATGCTGCCTGCCGCACGGGGCGCACTGCTGGCTCGCCCCAGGTTCGTTACCCCGCCCCGCAACTGGCATGAGGCCGAACCGGACTTCTCTATCCTTCCCGTGCAGCGTTGCTGGCCGGACGACGCGGGGCCGCTGATAACCTGGCCGGTAGTGGTCACCCGACCGCCGGGTGCAGACGATCCCGCCGCCTACAATCTTGGCGTCTACCGGATGCAGGTGATCAGCCATGACCGGGCTATCCTGCGCTGGCTGCCGATGCGCGGCGGAGCGGCGCATCACCGGCTGTGGCAGGCGGGGGCCGAGGAGATGCCGGTCGCGGTCGTTATCGGGGCCGACCCCGCAACGATGATCTCGGCGGTGATGCCCGCGCCAGACGGCGTTTCGGAACTGGCGCTGGCCGGCATGATCAACAATCGGCGAATGGCGATCGCGCCCTGCGCAAGCATTCCTCTTCACGTGCCCGCCAGCGCCGAGATCGTGTTGGAGGGCGTCGTCTCGCCGGGTGACGTGGCGCTGGAAGGCCCGTTCGGTGACCACACTGGATACTACAACGCTCCCGCATCCTATCCGGTGTTTCAACTCAAACGCATTTGCGTGCGCGACGATGCGCACTATCTGACAACGTTCACCGGCCGTGCCCCCGACGAGCCTTCGGTTCTCGGGGAGGCGCTGATCGAGGTGTTCAAGCCGCTTCTGAGGCAGCAGATGCCCGATGTCGTCGATGCTTGGCTTCCGCCCGAGGCCTGTTCGTACAGAATCGCCGTGGTTTCCATCGCGAAGAGTTATGCAGGTCAGGCGCGGCGCGTCATGATGGGGTTTTGGTCGCTCCTGCCGCAGTTCTCGATGACAAAACTGGTCATCGTGGTGGACGACGACATCGACATCCGGTCATGGCCGGATGTCATGTGGGCCATCGCGACCCGGATGGATCCGTCCCGGGACTTGATGCGAGTAGACCGCACGCCCATCGATCTGCTCGACTTCGCGTCTCCACTTGAGGGTTTGGGAGGCAAGCTCGGGTTCGACGCGACACGCAAGATCGGACCCGAAACCAGCCGCGAGTGGGGAAAGGAGCTGCGCATGTCGGCGGATATCGAGCAGCAGGTCTGCCTGCGCTGGACCGAATTCTTTCCGCAACAGGGCGATGGGAAGCAACAATGA
- a CDS encoding SCP2 sterol-binding domain-containing protein, with protein MTLEATEARLPAFAQHLFPVVAGLPLGPMLTLSLRSLARRRPGLFERLGEHKSVRYFVDPVDLAFAFTIVPDGMRSVVRVVRKEETATSSVVVRGPLLMLLGLLDGTLDGDALFFSRVISISGSTEAVLALRNTIEDAELLPADLLGLSGALARAANAGILGGLDAMRRLDASAKPGPAQEKS; from the coding sequence ATGACGCTGGAAGCAACGGAAGCTAGACTGCCGGCATTCGCCCAGCACCTGTTCCCGGTCGTTGCAGGGTTGCCGCTCGGCCCGATGCTGACGCTATCCCTGCGCTCGCTTGCCCGGCGGCGACCGGGGCTATTCGAACGCTTGGGCGAGCACAAATCCGTGCGCTATTTCGTCGATCCGGTTGATCTGGCATTTGCGTTCACGATCGTCCCGGACGGGATGCGATCGGTCGTCCGGGTTGTGCGGAAGGAGGAAACGGCGACATCGAGCGTCGTAGTCAGAGGTCCTCTCCTGATGCTGCTCGGTCTGCTCGACGGCACGCTCGACGGGGATGCACTGTTCTTTAGCCGAGTGATATCGATCAGCGGCAGCACCGAGGCGGTGCTTGCTCTGAGAAATACGATCGAGGATGCAGAACTGCTTCCCGCCGACCTGCTCGGACTGAGCGGGGCTCTCGCCCGGGCGGCGAATGCCGGGATCCTCGGCGGCCTCGATGCGATGCGGCGGCTCGACGCGTCTGCAAAGCCCGGACCAGCGCAGGAGAAATCATGA
- a CDS encoding U32 family peptidase encodes MSSTRIELVCPAGTPATLRAAVQAGADAVYCGFRDETNARNFPGLNFSTEEMAEGVRFAHAHGSKVLVAINTFGRVGSVDMWRKAADAAAGCGADAIIAADIAVLDHVARNHRQIRLHLSVQAAAATPEAIGFYVETFGVRRVVLPRVLSIQEVATLNRDIRVETEAFVFGGLCVMTEGRCYLSSYATGKSPNLNGVCSPPEMVSYEEDIDGTVARLSRFTIDRYTPGAPVGYPTLCKGRFKAGDKTSYLFEDPVSLNAGSMIAGLKAAGVTALKIEGRQRGKGYVTEVVRTFRKAVDAVEQGSDAIEIDRILAGQSEGGRQTTGAYKKSWR; translated from the coding sequence ATGAGCTCGACGCGTATAGAACTGGTATGTCCGGCAGGGACGCCTGCAACGCTGAGGGCGGCAGTGCAGGCCGGCGCCGACGCCGTGTATTGCGGGTTTCGCGACGAAACCAACGCCAGGAACTTTCCCGGGCTCAATTTTTCGACGGAGGAAATGGCGGAAGGGGTCCGTTTCGCCCACGCGCATGGCAGCAAGGTCTTGGTCGCCATTAACACCTTCGGCAGGGTGGGCAGCGTGGACATGTGGCGCAAGGCGGCGGATGCGGCGGCCGGGTGCGGCGCGGACGCCATAATCGCCGCCGACATCGCTGTGCTCGATCACGTCGCAAGGAACCACAGACAAATCCGCCTTCATTTGTCGGTACAGGCTGCAGCCGCCACGCCGGAGGCGATCGGCTTCTATGTCGAGACGTTTGGCGTTCGTCGGGTCGTCCTGCCGCGAGTGCTGTCCATTCAGGAAGTTGCCACACTCAACCGGGATATCCGCGTCGAGACGGAGGCCTTCGTATTTGGCGGTCTCTGCGTGATGACGGAGGGTCGCTGCTATCTCTCCTCTTACGCGACCGGGAAGTCGCCGAACCTGAACGGTGTCTGCTCGCCGCCGGAAATGGTCAGCTACGAGGAGGATATCGACGGCACCGTGGCGCGATTGTCCCGCTTCACCATCGACCGCTATACACCCGGTGCGCCGGTGGGGTACCCGACGCTGTGCAAGGGAAGGTTCAAGGCTGGTGACAAAACCTCTTACCTATTCGAGGATCCCGTCAGCTTGAATGCCGGAAGCATGATTGCCGGGCTGAAGGCGGCTGGCGTGACGGCCTTGAAGATCGAGGGGCGCCAGCGCGGCAAGGGCTATGTGACCGAGGTGGTTCGCACCTTCAGGAAGGCCGTGGACGCGGTCGAGCAAGGCAGCGACGCAATCGAGATCGACCGCATACTGGCGGGTCAGTCGGAAGGCGGCCGACAGACGACCGGCGCCTACAAGAAGTCGTGGAGATGA
- a CDS encoding U32 family peptidase, whose translation MQKTALTLGPVFFHWSRERLADFYRRIADEAPVERVHVGEVVCGKRMPFSDPAWPDIIERLERAGKEVVISTLAAPASVRERRNVEELCADERLIEINDITALPSRSGRPFVTGPFLNVYNEGSAQFLIDRGARSICPPVELSLAAIGQMAQACPQTEFEVFAFGRLPLAISGRCYHARHNGLHKDSCQFTCEKDPDGLAVDTLDDQEFLAINGLQTLSNQVQAFLPIPGELTACGVRRLRLSPQTADMVEVARTYRALLDGREDPQSARFVLSCLELPGMMVDGYAYGKPGWEATTSAMI comes from the coding sequence GTGCAGAAAACCGCATTGACGCTGGGTCCGGTCTTCTTCCACTGGTCACGCGAGAGGCTGGCGGATTTCTATCGCCGCATTGCCGATGAAGCCCCGGTGGAACGGGTCCATGTCGGCGAGGTTGTCTGCGGCAAGCGGATGCCCTTCTCCGATCCGGCTTGGCCAGACATCATTGAACGCCTGGAACGCGCGGGAAAGGAGGTGGTGATTTCCACCCTGGCTGCGCCAGCATCCGTGCGGGAGCGGCGGAACGTCGAGGAACTATGCGCCGACGAACGATTGATCGAAATTAACGACATAACCGCCCTACCATCGCGTTCAGGAAGGCCTTTCGTCACCGGGCCTTTCCTGAATGTCTACAATGAAGGTTCGGCCCAGTTCCTGATCGATCGTGGCGCACGCTCGATTTGCCCGCCGGTCGAACTCTCCCTCGCCGCCATCGGCCAGATGGCGCAGGCTTGCCCCCAGACCGAGTTCGAGGTCTTCGCCTTCGGCCGGCTGCCCCTCGCCATCTCCGGACGGTGCTACCACGCGCGGCATAATGGGCTGCACAAGGACTCATGCCAGTTCACCTGCGAAAAGGATCCAGACGGCCTCGCGGTCGATACGCTTGACGATCAGGAATTCCTCGCGATCAACGGTTTGCAGACCCTATCCAATCAGGTGCAGGCCTTCCTGCCCATACCGGGGGAACTGACTGCATGCGGGGTTCGGCGCCTGCGCCTTTCGCCCCAGACCGCGGACATGGTGGAAGTGGCAAGGACCTACAGGGCTTTGCTGGACGGCAGAGAAGACCCCCAAAGCGCGCGCTTCGTTCTGTCATGCCTCGAACTGCCCGGCATGATGGTCGACGGATATGCATACGGCAAGCCCGGATGGGAGGCGACCACATCGGCAATGATATGA
- the mog gene encoding molybdopterin adenylyltransferase: MTQIAIVTISDRASRGDYVDLSGPAIENWLRRAITGHYNPVRRIVPDGLESVRDVLLELVDEGGVDLILTTGGTGPSPRDLTPEAMREVITKELPGFGELMRQASLKHVPTAILSRQTAGVRGRSLIVNLPGKPSSIEVCLSAVFPAVPYCLELIGAGRLVADQPSMLG, from the coding sequence ATGACCCAGATTGCGATCGTCACAATATCGGATCGTGCCAGTCGCGGAGACTATGTGGACCTTAGCGGTCCTGCCATTGAAAATTGGCTACGCCGTGCCATTACCGGGCACTACAACCCCGTCCGCCGAATTGTGCCTGATGGGCTGGAAAGCGTCCGGGACGTGCTTCTGGAGCTCGTCGACGAAGGCGGCGTGGATCTGATCCTCACTACGGGTGGCACCGGCCCATCTCCGCGGGACCTTACTCCAGAGGCCATGCGCGAGGTGATCACGAAGGAACTCCCTGGTTTTGGCGAGCTCATGCGGCAAGCCAGCCTTAAGCATGTCCCCACGGCCATCCTTTCACGGCAGACAGCCGGTGTCCGGGGCCGCTCCCTGATCGTGAATCTGCCAGGGAAGCCGTCGTCGATAGAAGTATGCCTGAGTGCCGTGTTCCCGGCCGTCCCTTATTGTCTGGAACTGATCGGCGCGGGTCGCCTTGTCGCGGATCAGCCCTCGATGTTGGGATAA
- a CDS encoding DUF2249 domain-containing protein, whose protein sequence is MTAAQASSIPSIDVRTIPPFERHPRVFGMIEGLESDECFMIISDHDPHPLHYQIETKYPGLIVWEYLEQGPTVWRVKIGKEAPSGCDCCCGS, encoded by the coding sequence ATGACCGCAGCACAAGCCTCCTCGATCCCCTCGATCGACGTGCGTACCATACCGCCTTTCGAGCGCCATCCGCGAGTCTTCGGCATGATCGAGGGGCTGGAATCGGATGAGTGCTTCATGATCATCAGCGACCATGATCCACATCCCCTGCATTACCAGATCGAGACGAAATACCCGGGTTTGATCGTTTGGGAATATCTGGAACAGGGTCCGACGGTCTGGCGCGTCAAGATCGGAAAAGAGGCGCCGTCAGGCTGCGACTGTTGTTGCGGGTCGTGA
- the hemN gene encoding oxygen-independent coproporphyrinogen III oxidase: MQTSILAKYGETRLPRYTSYPTAPQFSSDIDGDTYRDWLRSLPAGNPVSLYLHIPFCRSMCWYCGCHTTITRQDAPILGYLQVLREEVRMVAELAPQRLGVSAVHFGGGTPTIITPAEFRALMDLLRSNFDFTDTAAVAIEIDPRTLTAEMAATLGTTGIGRASLGVQSFDPIVQKAVNRIQTPKQTAAAVLDLRRAGVSEINFDLIYGLPHQTVRSCVETANIAIAMRPDRFAVFGYAHVPSFKKHQRMIDEAALPGSAARSEQAAAVAATLVAAGYRQVGLDHFALPGDELVLMQEAGRLHRNFQGYTTDTCETLIGFGASAIGRVGEGYVQNEVASGVYSQRIAAGHFATARGYRLTTEDSVRAAIIERLMCDFEADIPALCTACGFDATRILDAAAGMLKPLVQDGVIDISEGFIRVRQDHRFVIRAVAAAFDSYLGQSNRTHSRAA; encoded by the coding sequence TTGCAGACTTCAATCCTGGCGAAATATGGCGAGACCCGCCTCCCTCGTTACACCAGCTATCCAACGGCCCCGCAATTCTCGTCGGATATCGACGGCGATACATATCGAGACTGGCTGAGGAGCTTGCCGGCGGGAAATCCTGTATCGCTCTACCTGCACATTCCGTTCTGCCGCTCGATGTGTTGGTACTGCGGCTGCCACACCACGATTACACGCCAGGACGCCCCGATACTCGGCTATCTGCAGGTGCTGCGCGAGGAGGTCCGCATGGTCGCGGAACTCGCGCCGCAGCGGCTCGGCGTCAGCGCCGTGCATTTCGGCGGAGGCACGCCAACGATCATCACGCCGGCGGAGTTCCGGGCGCTGATGGACCTGTTGCGCAGCAACTTCGACTTCACGGACACGGCTGCGGTCGCCATCGAGATCGACCCGCGCACCCTGACGGCCGAGATGGCCGCGACCTTGGGAACGACCGGCATCGGCCGGGCAAGCCTCGGCGTACAGAGCTTCGATCCGATCGTACAGAAGGCAGTCAACCGCATCCAGACCCCGAAGCAAACTGCCGCCGCCGTTCTCGATCTCCGCAGAGCCGGCGTGTCCGAGATCAATTTCGACCTCATCTACGGGTTGCCGCATCAGACGGTGCGGTCCTGCGTCGAGACCGCAAACATCGCCATCGCGATGCGGCCCGACCGGTTCGCCGTGTTCGGTTATGCGCACGTTCCCTCCTTCAAGAAGCATCAGCGCATGATCGACGAGGCGGCGCTCCCGGGCAGCGCCGCCCGCAGCGAACAGGCAGCGGCTGTCGCCGCGACATTGGTCGCTGCCGGCTACCGGCAGGTGGGCCTGGACCATTTCGCCTTACCGGGCGACGAACTGGTGCTGATGCAGGAAGCCGGAAGGCTGCATCGCAACTTCCAAGGCTATACGACCGACACCTGCGAAACGCTGATAGGCTTCGGCGCATCGGCCATCGGCCGCGTCGGCGAGGGCTATGTCCAGAACGAAGTCGCTTCAGGCGTTTATTCCCAACGGATAGCCGCCGGCCATTTCGCCACGGCGAGGGGTTACCGCCTCACGACCGAGGACAGCGTAAGGGCGGCGATCATCGAGCGGCTGATGTGCGATTTCGAGGCGGACATTCCAGCGCTCTGCACCGCCTGCGGTTTCGACGCTACCAGGATCCTCGATGCGGCGGCCGGCATGCTGAAACCGTTGGTTCAAGATGGCGTGATTGACATCAGTGAGGGGTTCATCCGCGTGCGCCAAGACCACCGTTTCGTCATAAGGGCAGTCGCCGCTGCCTTCGATTCTTATCTCGGTCAGTCGAATCGGACCCACAGCAGGGCCGCGTGA